In Lentilitoribacter sp. Alg239-R112, the following proteins share a genomic window:
- a CDS encoding glycoside hydrolase family 19 protein, which produces MRMNLGYTQLIIDECFEQGCLRNQAAYILATAYWETARTMRPVKEAYWVDGAEAWRKKNLRYYPWYGRGFVQLTWEDNYIKAGKELGVDFTKNPDKVMEPKNSAYILVKGSMDGWFTGKKVSDYVTLKSSDFRGARRVINGTDKRDQIASIAKQYDKALEAMGYGVAQATTPEIEQVPIEPDGLDKPMVKSKTNWLTALQGAAGSAATMFTELNPYIQGAIILCVMCAAGYVISERKRYRDEARAIKAAL; this is translated from the coding sequence ATGCGTATGAACCTTGGCTATACCCAACTAATTATTGACGAGTGCTTTGAGCAAGGGTGCTTACGTAATCAAGCCGCTTACATTTTAGCAACTGCATATTGGGAAACTGCGCGAACTATGAGGCCTGTTAAAGAGGCGTATTGGGTTGATGGTGCAGAAGCTTGGAGAAAGAAAAACCTTCGTTATTACCCTTGGTATGGTCGTGGTTTTGTTCAGCTAACATGGGAAGATAATTATATCAAGGCTGGTAAAGAATTGGGCGTGGATTTCACGAAAAACCCTGATAAGGTAATGGAGCCTAAAAACTCAGCTTACATACTGGTTAAAGGGTCTATGGATGGTTGGTTTACCGGTAAAAAGGTTTCTGACTATGTTACTCTCAAATCTTCAGATTTTCGTGGCGCGAGAAGAGTAATAAACGGCACAGATAAGCGTGATCAAATAGCGTCAATAGCTAAACAGTATGACAAAGCGCTGGAAGCGATGGGGTATGGTGTAGCTCAAGCAACAACGCCTGAAATCGAACAAGTCCCTATCGAACCCGATGGCCTTGATAAGCCGATGGTAAAATCAAAGACCAATTGGCTAACGGCCTTACAAGGCGCGGCGGGTAGTGCGGCAACCATGTTCACAGAGCTAAACCCATATATTCAAGGCGCTATCATTCTCTGCGTCATGTGTGCGGCTGGTTACGTGATATCTGAGCGGAAACGCTACCGTGATGAGGCACGAGCGATTAAGGCTGCGTTATGA